In one Verrucomicrobiota bacterium JB022 genomic region, the following are encoded:
- a CDS encoding LysE family translocator produces MDGGTYLLFCGGSLLLIASPGPDFLYVSGRALSQGVRAGLWSALGLWLGLLVHTTAAVVGLTALLQTSALAFAVVKYAGAAYLLYLAVMAFKRGGALDFSGESPALSTGRLVRQAFLTNVLNPKVGLTFLAFMPQFIPQDGLDHTGLIGFLGFTLGTLALGWFSLVSILAAQLRAAFERFPKMKDGLRYATGSLFTVFGLRLLAFDR; encoded by the coding sequence ATGGATGGAGGGACTTACCTGCTGTTTTGCGGGGGAAGCCTGTTGTTGATCGCCTCTCCGGGGCCAGACTTCCTCTACGTGAGCGGACGCGCGCTGTCGCAGGGCGTGCGGGCGGGGCTGTGGTCGGCGCTCGGCCTCTGGCTGGGCCTGCTCGTCCACACCACGGCGGCTGTCGTCGGGCTGACCGCCCTGTTGCAGACTTCGGCGCTCGCCTTTGCGGTGGTGAAGTACGCGGGCGCGGCCTACCTGCTGTATCTCGCGGTGATGGCCTTCAAACGCGGCGGCGCCCTCGATTTTTCCGGCGAATCCCCTGCCCTCTCGACTGGGCGGCTGGTGCGACAGGCTTTTTTGACCAACGTCCTTAATCCCAAGGTGGGGCTGACGTTTCTGGCCTTTATGCCGCAATTCATCCCGCAGGACGGCCTCGACCATACGGGGTTGATCGGTTTCCTCGGCTTCACGTTGGGTACGCTCGCGCTGGGCTGGTTCAGCTTGGTTTCGATTCTGGCGGCGCAACTGCGGGCAGCGTTCGAGCGTTTCCCCAAGATGAAAGACGGGCTGCGCTACGCCACCGGCTCGCTCTTTACTGTCTTTGGACTGCGGCTGCTGGCCTTCGACCGCTAG
- a CDS encoding heavy metal translocating P-type ATPase metal-binding domain-containing protein: MPSATTKVCAHCGTPFEARASQESEYCCNGCAYVARMIASSGFDQYYDLRDRIISPVKPAALQKRDYRWLAQLQADAEAQQAKPSATTDLDLTGISCVGCVWLIERVVSQQEGIQRVEVNAQLGQVRIQWQSERLDRLALGDTDDSPTTVLTRAAEALQQFGYLLQPPGKRETGESQRLLGRVGITGAAAMNAMLFTLPRYLGMPDDFELAGLFGLFTLLSATIALLAGGTYFIDRAVRALRIGALHIDFPIALGITLAYAGSLFGYFYGHETYAYFDFVAIFTFLMLGGRWLQERAVERNRFALRQSRLQPTTARVVGSTGGVSDQAIETLKPGQVVRCGPGDLVPVRSRLSDQSPAAELSLEWINGEAEPVRFQPGQVVPAGAINVSRQPFDLTAEETWEESLLRRLTTIEPRQLRHVQLEAILRYYLVAVLIIGVIGSLTWGLSTGNWLVAGQVALSVLVVSCPCALGVAYPLAQEQSVAQLRRAGVYVKEADLFHRLRHLKRIVFDKTGTLTLETPDLAHPEVLHALGEAERAALWRLVEDGLHPISRALRESLLALGQSPVRKKAALHGNPDNASVSPVQEAVGFGVTVLIDGHRYALGRPMWAAAASQGELDRIAGNDINGNFDCALARDGELLAQLKFVETVREDAVPAVASLQKRGLQLHILSGDREEKVSAMARHLGLPAEAALGRLTPEQKAEWVQQHDPALTLFIGDGANDSLAFDAAAVRGTPVVDRGLLEAKADFYFLGRNLGGLLTLLDIEHRRRRAVQAVFAFAVCYNLVAIALCLAALMNPLLAAILMPLSSLVTIGIVSWRMRG; encoded by the coding sequence ATGCCTTCCGCCACGACCAAAGTCTGCGCCCACTGCGGCACGCCATTTGAAGCGCGTGCGAGCCAGGAGAGCGAATATTGCTGCAACGGCTGCGCCTACGTGGCGCGCATGATCGCCTCCAGCGGGTTCGACCAATACTACGACCTGCGCGACCGCATCATCTCGCCAGTCAAACCTGCCGCCCTGCAGAAACGTGATTACCGCTGGCTGGCGCAACTGCAGGCCGACGCCGAAGCACAGCAGGCCAAGCCCAGCGCCACGACCGATCTCGACCTGACGGGCATCTCCTGCGTGGGCTGCGTGTGGCTGATTGAGCGCGTGGTGAGCCAGCAGGAGGGTATCCAGCGGGTGGAGGTAAACGCGCAACTGGGCCAGGTGCGCATCCAGTGGCAAAGCGAGCGGCTCGACCGGCTGGCGCTGGGCGACACCGACGATTCGCCGACGACCGTGCTGACGCGGGCGGCGGAGGCGCTCCAGCAATTCGGCTACCTGCTCCAACCGCCGGGCAAGCGCGAGACGGGCGAGAGCCAGCGTCTGCTGGGCCGCGTAGGCATCACGGGCGCGGCGGCGATGAATGCCATGCTCTTTACGCTGCCCCGCTACCTGGGCATGCCCGACGACTTTGAGCTGGCGGGGCTGTTCGGCCTCTTCACGCTGCTGAGCGCGACCATCGCCCTGCTGGCGGGCGGCACCTATTTTATCGACCGCGCGGTGCGGGCCCTGCGCATCGGCGCGCTGCATATCGACTTTCCCATCGCGCTCGGCATCACACTGGCCTACGCGGGCTCGCTCTTCGGCTATTTTTACGGACACGAGACTTACGCCTATTTTGACTTTGTCGCCATCTTCACCTTCCTCATGCTCGGGGGCCGCTGGCTGCAGGAGCGCGCGGTGGAGCGCAACCGCTTTGCGCTGCGGCAGTCGCGCCTCCAACCCACGACGGCCCGGGTGGTCGGCAGCACGGGCGGCGTTTCGGATCAGGCCATCGAAACGCTCAAGCCGGGGCAGGTAGTGCGTTGCGGTCCGGGCGATCTCGTGCCGGTGCGCAGCCGTCTTTCCGACCAGTCGCCCGCCGCCGAGTTGAGCCTGGAATGGATCAACGGCGAGGCCGAACCGGTGCGCTTCCAGCCGGGCCAGGTGGTGCCGGCGGGCGCAATCAACGTCAGCCGCCAACCGTTTGACCTGACGGCGGAGGAGACGTGGGAGGAGTCGCTGCTGCGCCGCCTGACGACCATTGAGCCGCGCCAGCTCCGCCACGTGCAACTGGAGGCGATCCTGCGCTACTACCTCGTGGCGGTGCTGATCATTGGCGTGATCGGCTCCCTGACCTGGGGCCTCAGCACGGGCAACTGGCTCGTCGCGGGCCAAGTGGCGCTGAGTGTGCTGGTGGTGAGTTGCCCCTGCGCGCTGGGGGTCGCCTACCCGCTGGCGCAAGAGCAGAGCGTGGCCCAACTGCGCCGCGCCGGCGTCTATGTGAAGGAGGCCGATCTCTTCCACCGCCTGCGCCACCTCAAGCGCATCGTCTTTGACAAAACGGGCACCCTGACCCTCGAAACGCCCGACCTCGCCCACCCGGAGGTGCTCCACGCGCTGGGCGAGGCGGAGCGCGCCGCCCTCTGGCGACTGGTCGAAGACGGCCTGCACCCGATCTCGCGCGCGCTGCGAGAGTCGCTGTTGGCGCTGGGCCAATCGCCGGTGCGCAAGAAGGCCGCGCTCCACGGCAACCCCGACAATGCCAGCGTTTCGCCCGTGCAGGAAGCGGTGGGCTTTGGCGTCACGGTGTTGATCGACGGCCACCGCTACGCGCTCGGTCGCCCCATGTGGGCGGCAGCCGCCAGCCAGGGCGAGCTGGACCGGATCGCGGGCAACGACATCAACGGCAATTTTGACTGCGCCCTCGCCCGAGATGGCGAACTGCTCGCGCAATTGAAGTTTGTCGAGACGGTGCGGGAAGACGCGGTCCCCGCCGTCGCGTCGCTCCAAAAACGCGGACTGCAGCTGCACATCCTCAGCGGCGACCGCGAGGAAAAGGTCTCCGCGATGGCCCGCCACCTCGGCCTGCCCGCCGAAGCCGCACTAGGCCGCCTCACCCCCGAGCAAAAGGCCGAATGGGTGCAGCAGCACGACCCGGCGCTCACGCTTTTTATCGGCGACGGGGCCAACGACAGCCTCGCCTTCGACGCGGCGGCAGTGCGCGGCACCCCGGTGGTCGACCGGGGCCTGCTCGAAGCCAAAGCCGACTTTTACTTCCTCGGCCGCAACCTCGGGGGCCTGCTCACGCTGCTCGACATCGAGCACCGCCGCCGCCGCGCCGTGCAAGCCGTCTTCGCCTTCGCCGTCTGCTACAACCTCGTCGCCATCGCCCTCTGCCTCGCCGCCCTCATGAACCCCTTGTTAGCCGCCATTCTCATGCCGCTGAGTTCGCTGGTCACCATCGGGATCGTGTCGTGGCGGATGCGGGGGTGA
- a CDS encoding GDSL-type esterase/lipase family protein, whose product MKKLTSTLLGLLCLAPVLLLAQPHGRTLGRVQTTPEGDTLMGFPGVAVDARFTGVQRIAFRASMVGGQGQGFFNVYVNGVELPMIEVTGAEPKDYPIADRLDPREAYDVRLVRRNEPWHGVVRWQEFVAAESVQWLEPAPLPARKLMCLGDSITCGYFSEYYGPYVREGFHSTNAEAAYGWQLAKLLHAQVNLISYGGKGLIRDWQGNEDAVTLAQLFERSLPDTADSRWDHAAYVPDVVTICIGQNDFNPGVIEADRYVPAYIALVERILAVYPEAKVLLISSPMQNPADEADGHKKQVLESHLQAVVAHFEQEGNQQVRWHSVHYYPGTELDAHPIAPQHYQMARELAADLGPWLGWAE is encoded by the coding sequence ATGAAGAAACTGACCTCCACGCTGCTGGGGCTGCTTTGCCTTGCCCCGGTCCTGTTGCTCGCTCAACCTCACGGTCGCACCCTCGGCCGCGTCCAGACGACCCCCGAAGGCGATACGCTGATGGGCTTTCCTGGCGTCGCCGTCGATGCGCGCTTCACGGGGGTGCAGCGCATCGCCTTTCGCGCCTCGATGGTCGGCGGACAAGGGCAGGGATTCTTCAACGTCTACGTCAACGGCGTCGAGCTGCCGATGATCGAGGTGACGGGCGCGGAGCCCAAAGACTACCCCATCGCCGACCGCCTCGACCCGCGCGAGGCCTACGACGTGCGCCTCGTGCGCCGCAATGAGCCCTGGCATGGCGTGGTGCGCTGGCAGGAGTTTGTGGCGGCGGAGAGCGTACAATGGCTAGAGCCCGCGCCGTTGCCCGCGCGCAAGCTCATGTGCCTGGGCGACTCGATCACCTGCGGCTATTTCTCGGAATACTACGGGCCGTATGTGCGCGAGGGCTTCCACAGCACCAACGCCGAAGCGGCCTACGGCTGGCAGCTCGCAAAGCTCCTCCACGCGCAGGTGAACCTGATCAGCTACGGCGGCAAGGGGCTCATCCGCGATTGGCAGGGTAACGAAGACGCGGTAACGCTCGCGCAGCTCTTTGAGCGCAGCCTGCCCGATACGGCGGATAGCCGTTGGGACCATGCCGCCTACGTGCCCGACGTCGTCACCATCTGCATCGGCCAGAACGACTTCAACCCTGGCGTGATCGAGGCTGATCGCTACGTGCCCGCCTATATCGCGCTGGTGGAGCGTATCCTCGCAGTCTACCCGGAGGCCAAGGTGCTGCTCATTTCCAGCCCCATGCAAAACCCCGCCGACGAGGCTGACGGGCACAAGAAGCAAGTCCTCGAAAGCCACCTGCAGGCCGTCGTGGCGCACTTCGAGCAAGAGGGCAACCAGCAGGTCCGCTGGCACTCGGTCCACTACTACCCCGGCACGGAACTCGACGCCCATCCCATCGCACCCCAGCACTATCAGATGGCACGTGAACTCGCGGCCGACCTCGGTCCTTGGCTCGGGTGGGCAGAGTAG
- a CDS encoding ABC transporter substrate-binding protein, whose translation MPLSKKEKTTVFLIGFALGTAMLTLAYPLIKPDGKEHPWRDQTAAEGSFPYTFTDDLGREITLRRQPRHYISLAPSVTEIVYAMGMGDHIMAVTDFDTYPLEAKELRDRGATVGSLDTPNLELIMGLQSDIVLGSDLTPTTVYEQLQDPPRTVAVAFRHDSYEDVIGDIKQIALALGVPGNGLKLVRELEERHNAVEQRVETVRDQPERRAIVLYGIEDNLLPGVSPGQNTWIGDLLESSHAHNIAGESKSGWGTLGLEGLLAARPEVIVVQDGRTPEEKRVLRERLGQLAAHPVWSQMPAVRNSRVVLVAPDPFSIPGPRMVEAYESLARAIWPEAFR comes from the coding sequence ATGCCCCTTTCCAAGAAGGAAAAAACGACCGTCTTCCTGATCGGTTTTGCCCTCGGCACCGCCATGCTCACGCTGGCATATCCGCTGATCAAGCCCGACGGCAAGGAGCACCCTTGGCGCGACCAGACGGCGGCGGAAGGCTCGTTCCCTTACACCTTTACCGACGATCTGGGCCGCGAGATCACGCTGCGTCGCCAGCCGCGCCACTACATTTCCCTCGCCCCGAGCGTCACCGAGATCGTCTACGCCATGGGGATGGGCGACCACATCATGGCGGTCACGGATTTCGACACCTACCCGCTGGAGGCCAAGGAGCTGCGCGACCGGGGCGCCACCGTCGGCAGCCTCGATACCCCCAACCTCGAGCTGATCATGGGGCTGCAGTCCGACATCGTGCTGGGCTCCGACCTTACGCCCACCACCGTTTACGAACAGTTGCAGGACCCGCCCCGCACGGTCGCGGTTGCCTTCCGGCACGACTCGTATGAAGACGTGATCGGCGATATCAAGCAGATCGCCCTCGCCCTCGGCGTGCCGGGCAACGGCCTCAAGCTCGTGCGCGAGCTGGAAGAGCGGCACAACGCGGTCGAGCAACGCGTGGAGACGGTGCGCGACCAGCCCGAGCGCCGCGCCATCGTGCTCTACGGCATCGAAGACAACCTGCTGCCGGGCGTTTCCCCCGGCCAGAATACCTGGATCGGCGACCTCTTGGAATCGAGCCACGCCCACAATATCGCAGGCGAAAGCAAGAGCGGGTGGGGCACTCTCGGCCTCGAAGGCCTGCTCGCCGCCCGCCCGGAAGTCATCGTGGTGCAAGACGGCCGCACGCCGGAGGAAAAGCGCGTGCTGCGCGAACGCCTTGGCCAACTGGCCGCCCACCCGGTGTGGTCGCAAATGCCTGCCGTGCGCAACAGCCGCGTGGTGCTCGTCGCGCCCGACCCGTTTTCAATCCCCGGCCCCCGCATGGTCGAGGCCTACGAGTCCCTCGCCCGCGCCATCTGGCCCGAAGCGTTTCGTTGA
- a CDS encoding biopolymer transporter ExbD — translation MSESIIPPRPRRKPEINIVPLVDVLVVLIFFFLMFMQFRNLTALKLTLPQIETAGQSDMEQRPIEIGVFPDGSFALSGEAIAEEELRNFLRVMANDDPNRKVLVLADEDSRTKDLTKVMDMCGKLGLRNLSLQSR, via the coding sequence ATGAGCGAGAGCATCATCCCCCCGCGCCCGCGCCGGAAGCCGGAGATCAACATCGTGCCGCTCGTCGACGTGCTGGTGGTGCTGATCTTCTTCTTCCTCATGTTCATGCAGTTCCGTAACCTTACGGCCCTGAAGCTGACGCTGCCGCAGATTGAGACCGCCGGGCAGAGCGACATGGAGCAGCGCCCGATCGAGATCGGTGTCTTCCCCGACGGCAGCTTTGCGCTCAGCGGCGAGGCGATTGCCGAAGAGGAGCTGCGCAACTTCCTGCGCGTGATGGCCAACGACGACCCCAACCGCAAGGTGCTCGTGCTGGCCGACGAAGACAGCCGCACCAAAGACCTGACCAAGGTGATGGACATGTGCGGCAAGCTCGGCCTGCGCAACCTCAGCCTGCAGAGCCGCTAG
- the scpB gene encoding SMC-Scp complex subunit ScpB, translated as MFDLKKTLLALLFSSSEPLTIRQIQNVVQRFHEQAEADTSEANDEIAEPPADAGQGVLQSLLDQVPSLLTAAQIREAMRGITVELEQKQEPWRLVEGVEGYKLAIAPEHADWVRLLRNEPRPKRLSAAQMETVAIVAYRQPVTRAEIEAIRGVSSDNALNRLMDRALIEIKGRADLPGRPIQYGTTKGFLDFIGLRSLDELPASDVLSPQQINDWIRRATEPEPGPTQQDLGFGDQ; from the coding sequence ATGTTCGACCTGAAAAAGACGTTGCTCGCCCTTCTCTTCTCCAGCTCGGAGCCGCTGACGATTCGCCAGATCCAGAACGTCGTCCAGCGCTTCCACGAGCAGGCGGAGGCCGATACCTCGGAAGCGAACGACGAGATTGCCGAGCCGCCCGCCGACGCCGGGCAGGGCGTGCTGCAGAGCCTGCTCGACCAGGTGCCTTCGCTGCTCACGGCAGCCCAGATCCGCGAAGCCATGCGTGGCATCACGGTCGAACTGGAGCAAAAACAGGAGCCTTGGCGCCTCGTGGAAGGCGTCGAAGGCTACAAGCTGGCCATCGCCCCCGAACATGCCGACTGGGTGCGCCTGCTGCGCAACGAGCCCCGCCCGAAGCGCCTCTCCGCCGCGCAGATGGAGACAGTGGCCATCGTCGCCTATCGCCAGCCGGTTACGCGAGCCGAAATCGAAGCCATCCGCGGCGTCTCCAGCGACAACGCGCTCAATCGCCTGATGGACCGCGCGCTGATCGAGATCAAGGGCCGCGCCGACCTCCCGGGTCGACCGATCCAATACGGCACCACCAAGGGCTTTCTCGACTTCATCGGCCTGCGCAGCCTCGACGAGCTGCCCGCCAGCGACGTGCTCTCACCCCAGCAGATCAACGACTGGATCCGCCGTGCCACCGAGCCCGAACCCGGCCCCACCCAACAGGATTTGGGATTTGGGGACCAGTAA
- the trpS gene encoding tryptophan--tRNA ligase, with protein sequence MSSAEQPVVLTCAQPTGQLHLGNYFGAVRNWTSFLDSHECYFGIVDQHAITMPYVPAELRQSCYKTLALYIACGLEPEKCNLFLQSHVIGHTELAWILGCLCPLGQLERMTQYKDKSARADEGVFIGSGLLYYPVLMAADILLYNADVVPVGEDQRQHVELTRDLAIKFNATYSDTFKVPSLNIPKHAARIKSLQDPTRKMSKSDPNQGGVLYLLDEPNIIRKKIKSAVTDSGSEVRADDEKPGITNLLHIMSASTGRSIEELEAAFAGSQYGAFKEAVAESVVDLLTPIQERYKAISEDKKYLEGVMKAGADAAQKRAYKVLSKVSRKAGFVERPR encoded by the coding sequence ATGAGCAGTGCGGAACAACCGGTCGTTTTGACATGCGCGCAGCCCACGGGGCAATTGCACCTGGGCAACTACTTCGGCGCGGTGCGCAACTGGACGAGCTTCCTCGACAGCCACGAATGCTATTTTGGCATCGTGGACCAGCACGCGATCACCATGCCCTACGTGCCGGCCGAGCTGCGCCAGAGCTGCTACAAGACGCTCGCGCTCTACATCGCCTGCGGCCTCGAGCCCGAGAAGTGCAATCTGTTCCTGCAAAGCCACGTCATCGGCCACACCGAGCTGGCTTGGATCCTCGGCTGCCTCTGCCCGCTCGGCCAATTGGAGCGCATGACGCAATACAAGGACAAGTCGGCCCGTGCAGATGAGGGCGTCTTCATCGGCAGCGGCCTGCTCTATTACCCCGTGCTGATGGCCGCCGACATCCTGCTCTACAACGCCGATGTCGTGCCCGTGGGCGAAGACCAGCGCCAGCACGTAGAGCTGACCCGCGACCTCGCGATCAAGTTCAACGCCACCTACAGCGACACCTTCAAGGTGCCCTCGCTCAACATCCCCAAGCACGCCGCCCGCATCAAGAGCCTGCAAGACCCGACGCGCAAGATGTCGAAGAGCGACCCCAATCAAGGGGGCGTGCTCTACCTGCTCGACGAGCCCAACATCATCCGCAAGAAGATCAAGAGCGCCGTGACCGACAGCGGCAGCGAAGTGCGTGCGGATGACGAGAAGCCCGGCATCACCAACCTCTTGCACATCATGAGCGCCTCCACCGGCCGCTCGATCGAAGAGCTGGAGGCGGCATTCGCGGGCAGCCAATACGGGGCCTTCAAGGAAGCCGTCGCCGAATCGGTGGTCGACCTGCTCACGCCCATTCAAGAGCGCTACAAAGCCATCTCCGAGGACAAGAAATACCTCGAAGGTGTGATGAAAGCCGGCGCCGACGCCGCCCAGAAGCGCGCCTACAAAGTCCTGAGCAAGGTTTCCCGCAAGGCAGGCTTTGTCGAACGCCCGCGCTAA
- a CDS encoding sulfite exporter TauE/SafE family protein — protein sequence MDIASITGPGAAFTAGLVTSLHCAGMCGPLACFIAPRPGEAASFAASAGVYQAARLTSYTLLGVVGGILGMTALGWFETWGQPVARFFPWAMALFFLVVALRIDQWLPKPQGPARYLHRQTGKFLRMPRPLASALLGFCTPLLPCGPLYLLLWLSIMTQDPVSGAELMLAFGLGTLPLLWLVQAGYVRWSGRLKPSTLGLWQRGLAAVVAAVLIFRIVHFETMNQNGLFCGS from the coding sequence TTGGATATTGCCAGCATCACCGGCCCCGGTGCCGCCTTTACCGCCGGCCTCGTCACCAGCCTGCACTGCGCGGGCATGTGCGGGCCGCTGGCGTGCTTCATCGCTCCCCGCCCGGGTGAAGCGGCCAGCTTTGCCGCCAGCGCAGGCGTCTACCAGGCGGCGCGGCTGACGAGCTACACCCTGCTCGGGGTGGTCGGAGGTATTCTCGGCATGACCGCGCTCGGGTGGTTCGAGACCTGGGGCCAGCCGGTCGCGCGCTTCTTCCCTTGGGCCATGGCGCTGTTCTTCCTCGTGGTAGCCTTGCGGATCGACCAATGGCTGCCCAAGCCGCAAGGCCCCGCGCGCTACCTGCACCGGCAGACGGGCAAATTTCTGCGCATGCCGCGTCCGCTGGCCAGTGCGCTGCTCGGCTTTTGCACGCCCCTGCTGCCCTGCGGGCCGCTCTACCTGCTGCTGTGGCTTTCCATCATGACGCAAGACCCCGTCTCGGGCGCGGAGCTGATGCTCGCCTTTGGGCTGGGCACCTTGCCGCTGCTCTGGCTGGTGCAGGCGGGCTACGTGCGCTGGAGCGGTCGACTCAAGCCCTCGACGCTCGGCCTTTGGCAGCGCGGCCTGGCGGCGGTGGTTGCAGCGGTGCTCATTTTCCGCATCGTCCACTTCGAGACGATGAACCAGAACGGCCTCTTCTGCGGTTCCTGA
- a CDS encoding MotA/TolQ/ExbB proton channel family protein, translating to MYQLFEDAGVFAWPLLLCSVLAMVIIIERLIALRTPRVIPKHYQDAFMRGEVPAAGDHTVMGRIVTAFHQAEFDSDQLKAVARLQVTRMERGLFIVEVIIAAAPLIGLLGTVTGLVNVFGQIDAESGLPDSKAFVEGVALALTTTMLGLSIAIPALAANGYLQRRIDTFSAMLGVGVERLVALKREQEQKQPAKV from the coding sequence ATGTATCAATTGTTCGAAGATGCCGGTGTGTTTGCCTGGCCGCTGCTCCTCTGCTCGGTGCTGGCCATGGTCATTATCATTGAGCGGCTGATCGCGCTGCGCACGCCCCGCGTCATCCCCAAGCATTACCAGGACGCCTTCATGCGCGGAGAAGTCCCGGCGGCAGGGGATCATACCGTGATGGGCCGCATCGTGACCGCCTTTCACCAGGCCGAGTTCGACTCCGACCAACTCAAGGCGGTCGCGCGCCTGCAGGTGACGCGGATGGAGCGCGGCCTCTTCATCGTGGAGGTGATCATTGCCGCCGCGCCGCTCATCGGCCTGCTCGGCACCGTGACGGGGCTCGTCAACGTCTTCGGGCAGATCGACGCCGAATCGGGCCTGCCGGACTCCAAGGCCTTCGTCGAAGGCGTGGCGTTGGCGCTGACGACCACCATGCTCGGCCTCAGCATCGCGATCCCGGCCCTCGCCGCCAATGGCTACCTCCAGCGCCGGATCGACACCTTTTCCGCCATGCTCGGCGTCGGCGTCGAGCGCCTAGTCGCCCTCAAGCGCGAGCAGGAGCAAAAGCAGCCCGCCAAGGTATGA